A genomic region of Gemmata massiliana contains the following coding sequences:
- a CDS encoding calcium-translocating P-type ATPase, PMCA-type: MRSLRAISDIFPHATESGLTTGQVAESRAKFGANRLTPLPREPVWKKFLEKFADPIIKILLAASLLKIVVDLFETSPLAGGLALGMVLVVVLGALAAKFGEWLPAILFALAGGLVGVSAALDDPSYEGLAVMVAVFLATGVAFFSEFRSDREFEKLNATRDAIRVKVLRDGGVHALALEDAVVGDLVLLEMGDEIPADGRIVRSNELHVDQALMTGESEPAKKTARISGDDSDGPDQPDCVFRGTQVRDGVGQMVVTNIGDDTMLGQIAQRLSGASPTPDTSDATPEDRSERVQQKLTISKASTPLQEKLEALAGLISKIGYAAAIAIFIALLVRGLIQGEVRLPQEGEDASKVLLGSVRALLSYFVYMVIVIVVAVPEGLPMSVTVSLAIAWRKMSQANSLVRQLVACETIGSATVICSDKTGTLTQNKMTVSRVGLGTTVYEQEGTVSPGAKHDESVAHSPLFWVIVNSAANSTASLEEKNGKTTVVGNSTEGALLNWLAGGAWSRADGLSYIELRTQYPVLYQIHFSSDRKRMTTVVKNADSAVTLVKGAPEVLLTQCDKYRAADGSTRALTPDIRTEIQAHISTAAGDAMRTLAFAHAELPADFPREESAIHDRRAAIENGLIFDGWVGIRDPLRDDVKEAIRQCRTAGIEVKMITGDTIETATAIGREIGLLDEPDALALTHADFAKLTDAELSAILPRLRVLARALPGDKFRIVELLQAQNHVVAMTGDGTNDAPALKKADVGLAMGISGTEVAKEASKIVLLDDAFSTIVRGVHWGRALYENIQRFIQFQLTINVSALLIAFLGPFLGLKPPFTVLQLLWINVIMDTFAAIALCSEPPRANLMHRPPKTRNESILTPAMLGTIASTAMFFVVVMIAFLLGMQHADWFAGGGPKSDEFPELTLRQVTLFFTVYVFFQVWNQINCRSLAPEESGWHRLFENRQFLAIASLTVVGQVLIVSFGGAVFNVEPLRAVDWLVVAAATSSVLLFAEVARRVRLWTTMKKA; encoded by the coding sequence ATGCGATCCCTCCGTGCCATTTCCGACATATTCCCGCACGCGACCGAGTCCGGCCTGACCACCGGGCAGGTCGCCGAGAGCCGCGCGAAATTCGGCGCGAACCGGCTCACCCCTCTACCCCGCGAACCCGTCTGGAAGAAGTTTCTCGAAAAGTTCGCGGACCCGATCATCAAAATTCTGCTCGCCGCGTCGCTCCTCAAGATCGTGGTGGACCTGTTCGAGACGTCCCCGCTCGCCGGCGGGCTTGCGCTCGGCATGGTGCTTGTGGTCGTCCTCGGCGCGCTCGCCGCGAAGTTCGGCGAGTGGCTCCCGGCTATCCTGTTCGCGCTCGCAGGGGGGCTCGTCGGAGTGAGCGCGGCGCTCGATGACCCGTCCTACGAGGGACTCGCGGTCATGGTCGCCGTGTTCCTCGCGACCGGCGTGGCGTTCTTCAGCGAGTTCCGCAGCGACCGGGAGTTCGAGAAGCTCAACGCGACGCGCGACGCGATCCGCGTGAAGGTGCTGCGTGACGGGGGCGTTCACGCGCTCGCGCTCGAAGATGCGGTGGTCGGCGACCTCGTGCTGCTCGAAATGGGTGACGAGATCCCGGCCGACGGGCGCATAGTGCGGTCGAACGAGCTTCACGTCGATCAGGCGCTCATGACCGGCGAGAGCGAGCCGGCGAAAAAAACGGCCCGAATCAGTGGCGACGACTCCGACGGCCCGGATCAGCCCGACTGCGTGTTTCGCGGCACGCAGGTACGCGATGGCGTCGGCCAGATGGTCGTGACCAATATCGGCGACGACACGATGCTGGGACAGATCGCCCAGCGCCTGTCGGGTGCGTCGCCCACGCCCGACACGAGCGACGCGACTCCTGAAGATCGCAGCGAGCGCGTGCAGCAGAAGCTCACGATCTCGAAGGCGTCAACACCGCTGCAAGAAAAATTGGAAGCCCTCGCGGGGCTCATCAGCAAAATCGGCTACGCAGCGGCGATCGCGATCTTCATTGCGCTGCTCGTTCGGGGACTGATACAGGGCGAAGTGCGGCTCCCCCAAGAGGGCGAAGACGCGAGCAAGGTGCTTCTCGGGAGCGTGCGGGCGCTGCTCTCGTACTTCGTGTACATGGTGATCGTCATCGTCGTCGCGGTTCCTGAAGGGCTGCCGATGAGCGTGACCGTGTCGCTCGCGATCGCGTGGCGGAAGATGAGCCAGGCGAACTCGCTCGTTCGGCAGCTCGTCGCGTGCGAAACGATCGGCTCGGCGACTGTCATTTGCTCCGACAAAACCGGCACGCTCACGCAAAACAAGATGACGGTGTCGCGCGTCGGGCTGGGCACGACCGTGTACGAACAGGAAGGAACCGTATCCCCAGGAGCAAAGCACGACGAGTCCGTGGCACACTCGCCGCTCTTTTGGGTGATCGTGAACTCGGCCGCGAACTCGACCGCGAGCCTCGAAGAGAAGAACGGCAAAACTACGGTCGTTGGTAACAGTACCGAAGGCGCGCTGCTGAACTGGCTGGCCGGCGGCGCGTGGAGCCGCGCGGACGGTCTGAGTTACATCGAACTCCGAACGCAGTATCCGGTGCTGTACCAGATCCACTTCTCGTCCGATCGCAAACGGATGACGACGGTCGTGAAGAACGCGGACAGCGCGGTCACACTCGTTAAGGGCGCGCCGGAAGTGCTTCTCACGCAATGCGACAAGTACCGCGCCGCTGACGGTTCAACTCGCGCTCTTACGCCCGACATACGCACAGAGATCCAGGCGCACATCTCAACCGCGGCGGGCGACGCGATGCGCACACTCGCGTTCGCACACGCGGAGTTGCCCGCGGACTTCCCGCGAGAGGAAAGCGCGATCCACGACCGGCGTGCGGCGATCGAAAACGGGCTGATTTTCGACGGCTGGGTCGGCATCCGCGACCCGCTCCGCGACGACGTGAAAGAAGCCATCCGGCAGTGTCGCACGGCGGGCATCGAAGTGAAGATGATTACGGGCGACACGATCGAAACGGCCACCGCGATCGGCCGCGAAATCGGCTTGCTCGACGAACCGGACGCCCTGGCCCTGACGCATGCGGATTTCGCCAAACTGACCGATGCGGAGCTTTCCGCGATCCTGCCGCGGTTGCGCGTCCTCGCGCGCGCACTGCCCGGCGACAAATTCCGCATCGTGGAACTGCTTCAGGCCCAGAACCACGTCGTCGCGATGACGGGCGACGGTACGAACGACGCCCCCGCTCTCAAGAAGGCGGACGTCGGACTCGCGATGGGCATTTCGGGCACCGAAGTCGCGAAGGAAGCGAGCAAGATCGTGCTGCTCGACGATGCGTTCAGCACGATCGTCCGCGGGGTCCATTGGGGGCGCGCTCTCTACGAGAACATTCAGCGGTTCATTCAGTTCCAGCTCACAATCAACGTGTCGGCGCTACTGATCGCGTTCCTGGGGCCGTTCTTGGGGCTGAAACCACCGTTCACCGTTCTGCAACTGCTCTGGATCAACGTCATCATGGACACGTTCGCGGCGATCGCGCTGTGCAGCGAACCGCCCCGCGCGAACCTGATGCACCGACCGCCCAAAACGCGCAACGAGAGCATCCTCACGCCCGCGATGCTCGGTACCATCGCGAGCACGGCCATGTTCTTCGTCGTGGTGATGATCGCGTTCTTACTCGGCATGCAGCACGCCGACTGGTTCGCAGGAGGTGGACCGAAATCAGACGAGTTCCCAGAACTCACGCTCCGACAGGTCACGCTGTTCTTCACCGTGTACGTGTTCTTCCAGGTGTGGAACCAGATCAACTGTCGCTCGCTCGCGCCGGAAGAGTCCGGGTGGCACCGACTGTTCGAGAACCGGCAGTTCCTGGCGATCGCGTCGCTCACGGTGGTCGGGCAGGTGCTCATCGTCTCGTTCGGGGGCGCGGTGTTTAATGTCGAGCCGCTGAGAGCGGTAGATTGGTTAGTGGTCGCCGCCGCGACTTCGAGCGTGCTCCTGTTTGCGGAAGTCGCCCGGCGCGTCCGCTTGTGGACCACCATGAAAAAAGCGTGA
- a CDS encoding (2Fe-2S) ferredoxin domain-containing protein yields the protein MTRRLWVTEVVTMAVSNEKLTAIADKLLIGHFHRHVFLCLGEACCAEVGADGAEAAWDKLKCELKDRQLSLATGPAACYRTKVGCLRVCAGGPIMVVYPEGTWYSGMTADRIPRFVQEHLVEGRPIEEWIFTRNPLPNDTERE from the coding sequence GTGACCCGTCGTTTGTGGGTCACTGAGGTCGTCACGATGGCTGTATCGAACGAAAAGCTGACCGCGATCGCCGACAAGCTCCTGATCGGCCACTTCCACCGGCACGTGTTCCTGTGCCTCGGCGAAGCGTGCTGCGCGGAGGTCGGCGCCGACGGCGCGGAGGCCGCGTGGGACAAATTGAAGTGCGAACTCAAGGACCGCCAGCTCTCGCTCGCGACCGGTCCCGCCGCGTGCTATCGAACGAAGGTCGGGTGCTTGCGCGTCTGCGCCGGCGGGCCGATTATGGTCGTCTACCCCGAAGGAACGTGGTACTCGGGCATGACCGCCGACCGCATCCCGCGCTTCGTGCAGGAGCACTTGGTGGAGGGCCGGCCCATCGAAGAATGGATCTTCACTCGCAACCCGTTGCCGAACGACACGGAACGTGAGTAG
- a CDS encoding bifunctional YncE family protein/alkaline phosphatase family protein — MLRASALFVAVLALSVSADEKPAPKTEPKDQPKPVFPGPTGTGFLLPNGWHLTPVGKHVEITDLPLNIHPLKNGTHALVTTNGFNQHAVSLVDLTTGKVVTSEWARQSWFGLSVSATEDKVWWSGGGNGSLHTFDFKDNKFTRTSKKEANPAELKPEEVQKLADELKGNKVFKSGLCLDEKREVLYTLDINGGTITALKLKGAPDEKPHVGTLGGRPYDVLVGPGGNLLYVSDWSRKQVLAVDPETLRVLAKIPVGEHPNQMTLHPKDNRLFVACASSNSVHVIDPQKGVVTEVIYTALFPKSPEGTTPDAVAVAPDGKTLFVANADNNCVAVVDVEKANESIVKGFIPTGWYPTAVAVTPDSKTILVGVGKGNQSKPNPLYTKEDLEKKEKDEVKQITRRLMPYPYIGTTMSGALSIVPVPDEKQLKEWTAQVFKNCPYSDAQLTAAPHAVKTAIPTKVGDPSPIKYVIYIIKENRTYDQVFGDLADGKNPKGNGDPTLCMFPRKVTPNHHKLAEEFVLLDNLYCNGQVSRDGHPWSTGAYNTDYISRDWHLTYSQRKGVDDDDEGGLSNPPSGYLWDACKRAGLSYRSYGEYGSRVSDGMGGLKMEGRVPGLVGKMCPEYGIPKAKGTRPRDTDNVNVFLKEYNQFVKDRTMPRFIVMSLGEDHTDGTKVGAHTPQACVASNDLALGKLVEAVSAGPLWKETAIFVIEDDAQNGPDHVDAHRTVGLVVSPYTKRKAVDSTQYQTVSLIRTMELILGLPPLSQYDAAARPMFNSFTDKPDLTAYKHAPAEIDLNAKNDKKAFGADLSEKMDFSDYDKINDFELNYVLWHAVMGKDAPQPPAVRRAIAFRAIREGKDKK, encoded by the coding sequence ATGCTCCGCGCGAGCGCGCTGTTCGTCGCAGTTCTTGCTCTCTCCGTTTCGGCAGATGAAAAACCGGCTCCCAAAACTGAGCCAAAGGATCAACCGAAACCGGTGTTCCCCGGACCCACCGGAACAGGATTCTTGCTCCCCAACGGGTGGCATCTGACCCCGGTCGGGAAGCACGTCGAAATCACCGACCTGCCGCTCAACATTCACCCGCTCAAGAACGGCACGCACGCGCTGGTGACCACGAACGGGTTCAACCAGCACGCCGTTTCACTCGTCGATCTCACCACCGGCAAGGTCGTCACATCCGAGTGGGCGCGCCAGAGCTGGTTCGGCCTCTCCGTAAGCGCGACCGAAGACAAGGTATGGTGGTCCGGCGGGGGTAACGGCTCGCTCCACACGTTCGATTTCAAAGACAACAAGTTCACTCGCACCAGCAAGAAAGAAGCGAACCCGGCCGAACTGAAGCCAGAAGAGGTTCAGAAACTCGCCGACGAACTGAAGGGTAACAAGGTCTTCAAGAGCGGACTGTGCCTCGACGAGAAGCGCGAGGTGCTGTACACGCTCGACATCAACGGCGGGACCATTACCGCGCTCAAGCTCAAAGGCGCGCCGGACGAGAAGCCGCACGTCGGCACGCTCGGCGGGCGCCCCTACGACGTCCTCGTCGGCCCCGGCGGGAACCTGCTCTACGTCTCCGACTGGTCCCGCAAACAAGTGCTGGCGGTCGACCCGGAAACCCTGCGCGTCCTCGCGAAGATCCCGGTCGGCGAGCACCCCAACCAGATGACCCTGCACCCGAAGGACAACCGCCTGTTTGTCGCGTGTGCGTCGAGCAACTCGGTTCACGTGATCGACCCCCAAAAGGGCGTCGTCACCGAGGTGATTTACACCGCCCTCTTCCCGAAATCGCCCGAGGGCACTACGCCGGACGCGGTCGCGGTCGCTCCGGACGGGAAGACGCTGTTCGTCGCGAACGCGGACAACAACTGCGTTGCGGTGGTGGACGTCGAGAAGGCCAACGAGAGCATCGTGAAAGGCTTCATCCCGACCGGGTGGTACCCCACCGCGGTGGCGGTCACCCCGGACAGCAAAACCATTCTCGTCGGCGTCGGTAAAGGCAATCAGTCGAAGCCGAACCCGCTGTACACGAAGGAAGACCTGGAAAAGAAGGAAAAGGATGAGGTGAAGCAGATCACCCGGCGCCTGATGCCGTACCCATACATTGGCACCACGATGAGCGGGGCGCTCTCGATCGTCCCCGTGCCAGACGAGAAGCAGCTCAAGGAATGGACGGCCCAGGTCTTCAAGAACTGTCCGTATTCGGATGCGCAACTGACCGCTGCGCCGCACGCGGTGAAGACCGCGATCCCCACTAAGGTCGGCGACCCGAGCCCGATCAAGTACGTGATCTACATCATCAAAGAGAATCGAACCTACGATCAGGTGTTCGGCGACCTCGCGGACGGGAAGAACCCAAAGGGTAACGGCGACCCGACCCTGTGCATGTTCCCGCGCAAAGTGACCCCGAATCACCACAAGCTCGCCGAAGAGTTCGTGCTGCTCGACAACCTCTACTGCAACGGTCAGGTCAGCCGCGACGGGCACCCGTGGAGCACCGGGGCGTATAACACCGATTACATCAGCCGCGACTGGCACCTCACGTACTCGCAGCGCAAGGGCGTGGACGACGACGATGAGGGCGGCCTGTCAAACCCGCCTTCGGGTTACTTGTGGGACGCCTGCAAGCGCGCGGGGCTCTCGTACCGCAGCTACGGCGAGTACGGCAGCCGCGTGAGCGACGGCATGGGCGGGCTAAAGATGGAGGGCCGCGTCCCGGGGCTCGTGGGCAAAATGTGCCCGGAGTACGGCATCCCGAAAGCGAAAGGCACGCGCCCCCGCGACACCGACAACGTGAACGTGTTCCTGAAGGAGTACAACCAGTTCGTCAAGGACAGAACCATGCCGCGGTTCATCGTGATGAGCCTCGGCGAAGACCACACAGACGGCACGAAAGTCGGGGCACACACTCCGCAAGCGTGCGTCGCGTCCAACGACCTCGCGCTTGGGAAATTGGTCGAAGCGGTGAGCGCCGGGCCGCTGTGGAAGGAAACGGCGATCTTCGTGATTGAGGACGACGCGCAGAACGGCCCCGACCATGTCGACGCGCACCGCACGGTCGGCCTCGTCGTCTCGCCGTACACCAAGCGGAAGGCCGTGGACAGCACGCAGTATCAGACCGTCAGCCTGATCCGCACGATGGAACTGATCCTTGGGTTGCCGCCGCTCTCGCAGTACGACGCGGCCGCGCGCCCGATGTTCAACAGCTTCACGGACAAGCCGGACCTGACCGCGTACAAGCACGCGCCCGCCGAAATCGACCTGAACGCGAAGAACGACAAAAAGGCGTTCGGGGCGGACCTGTCGGAGAAGATGGACTTCAGTGACTACGACAAGATCAACGATTTCGAGTTGAACTACGTGTTGTGGCACGCGGTCATGGGCAAGGACGCCCCACAACCGCCTGCCGTGCGCCGGGCGATCGCGTTCCGTGCGATCCGCGAGGGAAAGGACAAGAAGTAA
- a CDS encoding GTP-binding protein: MTARFVMVGGFLGAGKTTALGRLARLYQSQGKRVGVVTNDQAHDLVDTNTFRGQGIAVEEVPGACFCCRFDDLVSRVGSLEASERPDVILAEPVGSCTDLVATVVQPLKDLYAGRFEVAPYAVLFKPSHGIRILRNQSAGGFSPKAAYIFKKQLEEADAIVINRIDELDPPAVEELSRLVGEQFPGTPVLRASATTGAGFDALAELLDQTGAFGRKILDIDYDTYAEGEAELGWLNATARLTSDAPFDLDALLTAILGDLATVCRALGGEVAHLKLIGMDDASAFAVGNVISSDTAPKLSLPSGLHPREADLIVNARVAIDPAVLESEVKRVVAMQCAQAGVIAEFRTSQSLRPGRPVPTHRYTEAKN; the protein is encoded by the coding sequence ATGACAGCACGTTTTGTAATGGTTGGCGGATTTCTTGGCGCCGGAAAAACCACCGCCCTCGGTCGGCTCGCACGCCTGTACCAGTCTCAAGGGAAGCGGGTCGGGGTCGTCACGAACGATCAGGCCCACGACCTCGTGGACACGAACACGTTCCGCGGACAGGGGATCGCGGTAGAGGAGGTTCCCGGTGCGTGCTTCTGCTGCCGGTTCGATGATCTCGTGAGTCGCGTCGGTTCGCTCGAGGCGTCCGAACGGCCCGATGTGATACTCGCCGAACCCGTGGGGAGTTGCACCGATCTCGTGGCGACGGTCGTTCAACCACTCAAGGATCTGTACGCGGGCCGGTTCGAGGTCGCGCCCTACGCGGTCCTGTTCAAGCCGAGCCACGGGATTCGCATCCTGCGAAACCAGTCGGCCGGCGGGTTCAGCCCGAAGGCCGCGTACATCTTCAAGAAGCAGCTCGAAGAAGCCGACGCGATCGTGATAAATCGGATCGACGAACTCGACCCGCCAGCGGTCGAGGAACTTTCCCGGTTGGTGGGCGAACAGTTCCCCGGTACGCCGGTCCTCCGCGCGAGCGCGACTACGGGGGCGGGCTTCGACGCCCTCGCGGAGTTGCTCGATCAGACGGGCGCGTTCGGGCGAAAGATCCTGGACATCGATTACGACACCTACGCCGAGGGCGAGGCCGAACTCGGCTGGCTGAACGCGACCGCCCGACTCACCTCGGACGCGCCCTTTGACCTCGACGCGCTGCTCACCGCGATCCTGGGCGATTTGGCGACCGTGTGCCGCGCCTTGGGCGGCGAGGTCGCGCACTTGAAGCTCATCGGCATGGACGACGCGAGTGCGTTCGCGGTTGGAAACGTGATTAGCAGCGATACCGCGCCGAAGCTCTCGCTGCCGAGCGGTCTGCACCCGCGCGAAGCGGACTTGATCGTGAACGCCCGCGTCGCGATCGATCCGGCCGTGCTGGAGAGCGAAGTGAAGCGCGTGGTCGCGATGCAGTGCGCACAGGCGGGCGTGATCGCCGAGTTCCGAACGAGCCAGAGCTTGCGCCCCGGGCGCCCCGTCCCGACGCACCGGTACACGGAAGCGAAAAACTAG
- a CDS encoding putative oxidoreductase C-terminal domain-containing protein, producing MVRLLRLMTVAPGHFHAALVQKRALYGIDPRTHVYAPLDDDTLAHLARITAFNNRRDHPTSWEVDLRAGADYLERFAREQPGNAVVLSGRNRPKIDLMRLAASNCLPVIADKPWIIEHSDFPKLDALFKEAELREVFMWDMLTERFEITNWLVREFARDADLFGSWQVGTPDEPALWMRSVHFLKKLVNGRPLVRPWWWFDPTVSGEAMADVGTHLADLSMWITAPDQAIDYATQIQMLAADRAPLVLTREQFGAATNLGAFPEELRPYVRGGNLHYAGNNTATYSLRGVHVKLETAWGFESPMGGDTHACVARGTKATITIRQQPSGRPEIFVTATDPAHHAEMLDRLRGRCSVLQRDFAGMSVSDLGTEAHVIIPDAWRASHEDHFAAVMDEFVRYFHAPRAIPPWERPNALARYYITTKAVELARQAS from the coding sequence TTGGTTCGCCTACTTCGTCTGATGACCGTTGCCCCCGGTCACTTCCACGCCGCCCTCGTGCAAAAGCGCGCCCTCTACGGGATCGATCCGCGCACGCACGTATACGCCCCGCTCGACGACGATACACTCGCGCACCTCGCGCGGATCACCGCGTTCAACAACCGGCGCGACCACCCGACCTCCTGGGAGGTGGACCTCCGGGCCGGGGCCGATTACCTCGAGCGGTTCGCCCGAGAACAACCCGGTAACGCGGTCGTTCTCAGCGGGCGCAACCGGCCGAAGATCGACTTGATGCGACTTGCTGCATCGAACTGCCTACCCGTTATCGCGGACAAACCGTGGATTATTGAACACTCCGACTTCCCGAAGTTGGACGCACTGTTCAAGGAAGCCGAATTGCGAGAAGTGTTCATGTGGGACATGCTCACGGAGCGGTTCGAGATCACGAACTGGCTCGTGCGCGAGTTCGCACGCGACGCGGACCTGTTCGGGTCGTGGCAAGTCGGCACCCCGGACGAGCCGGCGCTGTGGATGCGGAGCGTTCACTTCTTAAAGAAACTGGTCAACGGCCGCCCGCTCGTGCGGCCCTGGTGGTGGTTCGACCCAACCGTATCGGGCGAAGCGATGGCGGACGTGGGGACGCATCTCGCGGACCTCTCCATGTGGATCACCGCGCCGGACCAAGCGATCGACTACGCGACCCAAATCCAAATGCTCGCGGCCGACCGCGCCCCGCTGGTACTCACACGGGAGCAGTTCGGCGCGGCCACGAATTTGGGAGCGTTCCCGGAAGAGTTGCGACCCTACGTTCGAGGCGGGAACCTGCACTACGCGGGTAACAACACCGCAACGTACAGTCTGCGAGGTGTTCACGTGAAACTGGAAACAGCGTGGGGGTTTGAATCGCCCATGGGTGGCGACACGCACGCTTGTGTGGCACGCGGAACAAAAGCGACGATCACGATCCGTCAGCAACCGAGCGGGCGGCCGGAAATATTTGTGACAGCCACAGACCCGGCTCACCACGCGGAGATGCTGGACCGGCTCCGCGGACGGTGTAGCGTGCTCCAGCGCGACTTCGCGGGGATGTCGGTTTCCGACCTCGGCACCGAAGCGCACGTCATCATTCCGGACGCCTGGCGCGCGAGCCACGAAGACCACTTCGCCGCAGTGATGGACGAATTCGTGCGGTACTTCCACGCCCCGCGAGCCATTCCGCCGTGGGAGCGCCCGAACGCGCTCGCACGCTACTACATCACTACGAAAGCCGTCGAGTTGGCGCGACAAGCCTCGTGA
- a CDS encoding NAD-dependent epimerase/dehydratase family protein has product MPAREYNISMNTPKRILVTGSAGRIGRAAVAELVARGHHVVGFDVLPTPGLPVEQSLVAGLLDVDALHRAATGADAIIHLAASPDDARFPRGAAPDDSDNFVSDLVPNNVIGPYQVMEAARKLKIPRVILASTGQVIDGHLVAKNVPVTPDSPPRPRYLYACTKVFLEALGQVYSKEHGIEVLAVRLGWCPRPGQEEEFRQSELGPDVYLSPGDAGRFFAATVEVAKLPPFSVVYATSLHVRVRQYDLTSTSKLLGWEPRDQWPTGSAQ; this is encoded by the coding sequence ATGCCGGCGCGCGAGTACAACATCTCCATGAACACACCCAAACGAATCCTCGTGACCGGTTCCGCCGGGCGGATCGGTCGCGCGGCCGTGGCCGAACTCGTCGCCCGCGGGCACCACGTTGTCGGGTTCGACGTGCTCCCGACCCCCGGGCTGCCGGTCGAACAGTCGCTCGTCGCCGGGTTGTTGGACGTGGACGCACTGCACCGGGCCGCGACCGGAGCGGACGCGATCATTCACCTCGCCGCGAGCCCGGACGATGCCCGGTTCCCGCGCGGCGCCGCTCCGGACGACAGTGATAACTTTGTTTCCGATCTGGTACCGAACAATGTCATCGGGCCGTATCAGGTGATGGAAGCCGCCCGAAAGCTGAAGATCCCGCGGGTGATTCTCGCGAGCACGGGGCAGGTGATCGACGGCCACCTCGTCGCCAAAAACGTACCGGTCACGCCCGATTCACCGCCGCGCCCGCGGTATCTCTACGCCTGCACCAAGGTGTTTCTCGAAGCACTGGGGCAGGTGTACTCGAAGGAGCACGGAATCGAGGTGCTCGCGGTGCGGCTCGGCTGGTGCCCGCGACCGGGGCAGGAAGAAGAGTTCCGCCAGAGCGAGTTGGGACCGGACGTGTACCTCAGCCCCGGCGACGCGGGCCGGTTCTTCGCGGCAACGGTCGAGGTCGCGAAGCTCCCACCGTTTTCGGTGGTCTATGCGACCAGCTTGCACGTGCGAGTTCGTCAGTACGATCTGACCTCGACGAGCAAGCTTTTGGGGTGGGAGCCGCGCGACCAGTGGCCGACCGGTAGCGCCCAGTAA
- a CDS encoding amidohydrolase family protein yields the protein MNRRAFLAASAATITTGSFAQVQAKDNAMLPVVDTHQHLWNLDQFKLAWFNANTPEGKILGHNFTPTEYAKATEGLNVVKAVYMEVDVVPEQQQKEADYLIELCKSGKTVTCAAVLSGRPNSDGFAQYAKQFKDSKYVKGIRQVLHVKDTPAGYCLDEKFVKGIQLLGDLGLSFDLCVRPAELPDYVKLVDKCPGTRFILDHCGNANLKHSPTDRDQWKKDMAAIAAKKNVVGKVSGFIATAPERGKAKIEDLASVINHTMDVFGPDRVMFGGDWPVCLLGVEKYGDWLNALRTVVKDRPEDQQKKLFHDNAVKFYGL from the coding sequence ATGAACCGTCGCGCCTTCCTCGCCGCTTCCGCGGCGACCATCACAACCGGTTCGTTCGCCCAAGTACAAGCGAAAGACAATGCCATGCTCCCAGTCGTCGATACGCACCAGCACCTGTGGAACCTCGACCAGTTCAAACTCGCGTGGTTCAACGCGAATACGCCCGAAGGGAAGATCCTCGGCCACAACTTCACCCCCACCGAGTACGCCAAGGCGACCGAGGGACTGAACGTGGTGAAGGCCGTCTACATGGAAGTGGACGTGGTGCCCGAACAACAGCAGAAGGAAGCCGATTACCTCATCGAACTGTGCAAGAGCGGCAAGACGGTGACGTGCGCCGCGGTGCTGTCCGGGCGCCCGAACTCGGACGGGTTCGCCCAGTACGCGAAGCAGTTCAAAGACAGCAAGTACGTGAAGGGCATCCGCCAGGTGCTGCACGTCAAGGACACCCCTGCGGGCTACTGCCTCGACGAGAAGTTCGTGAAGGGCATCCAGTTGCTCGGCGACCTCGGGCTGAGCTTCGACCTGTGCGTGCGCCCGGCGGAGCTTCCGGACTACGTCAAACTCGTGGACAAGTGCCCGGGCACGCGGTTCATCCTCGACCACTGCGGCAACGCGAACCTGAAGCATTCGCCGACCGATCGCGACCAGTGGAAGAAGGACATGGCCGCGATCGCCGCGAAGAAGAATGTGGTTGGCAAGGTGAGCGGGTTCATCGCGACGGCCCCCGAGCGCGGGAAGGCAAAGATCGAAGACCTCGCCTCGGTCATCAACCACACGATGGACGTGTTCGGCCCGGACCGCGTGATGTTCGGCGGCGACTGGCCGGTGTGTCTGCTCGGCGTCGAGAAGTACGGCGACTGGCTGAACGCGCTCAGGACCGTGGTAAAGGATCGCCCCGAAGATCAGCAAAAGAAGCTGTTCCACGACAACGCGGTCAAGTTCTACGGGCTGTAA
- a CDS encoding PDZ domain-containing protein has translation MITVTATITALLLGGMTYTRAPVPPELRPDPTGRGYLGVTLGEGVVIDRIEPNAPAAKFGLRQADVILRVGTLHPRDYSEAVTHICSFRPGAIVEIEVQRGGERKVFKVKLGLRPAELDYTDRRPGVPVIED, from the coding sequence GTGATTACCGTAACGGCCACGATCACCGCCCTACTGCTCGGCGGTATGACATACACCCGCGCCCCGGTTCCACCCGAGTTGCGTCCCGACCCGACGGGCCGCGGGTACCTCGGCGTGACGCTCGGTGAGGGCGTCGTGATCGATCGCATCGAACCAAACGCACCCGCGGCCAAATTCGGGCTCCGTCAAGCCGATGTAATTTTGCGCGTCGGCACCCTGCACCCGCGCGACTACAGCGAAGCCGTCACGCACATCTGCTCGTTCCGGCCGGGCGCGATCGTCGAGATCGAAGTGCAGCGTGGGGGCGAGCGCAAGGTCTTCAAAGTGAAACTCGGGCTGCGACCCGCAGAACTCGACTACACCGACCGGCGCCCGGGTGTGCCGGTGATCGAGGATTGA